From a single Bacillus gobiensis genomic region:
- a CDS encoding metallophosphoesterase family protein, whose protein sequence is MKVVLMGDLHYPEIEDSVSDVLNARAAFYQMFIDRFLEIDADLHVSIGDLTNFGHATELQEIYKLLRRKERNFYHALGNHDLYAQTREEVLTITGQPRYHSIVTDEAVFAFLDTAKEMDFEDWGGHIDDEQLQWFENVVKDSGSKPLLVFAHHPIYNTTKNSDKEKGSIHPSIDMWRILDQKEGVGVYLNGHTHCDSIVNQKNWTFVQTSAVLDQHAFRLIEIEKDEIVISSLDITDQDIIDNAPIIYNHINHFTHSPAARGEEADRECRISLLPVVDHTS, encoded by the coding sequence ATGAAGGTTGTATTAATGGGTGATTTGCATTATCCGGAAATTGAAGATTCAGTTTCTGATGTACTTAATGCCCGCGCGGCTTTTTATCAAATGTTTATCGATAGGTTTTTAGAAATTGATGCAGATCTTCACGTATCAATCGGAGATTTAACAAACTTCGGCCATGCGACGGAATTACAGGAAATTTACAAGCTATTAAGACGAAAAGAACGTAATTTTTACCACGCTCTAGGCAATCATGACTTATATGCCCAAACTAGAGAAGAAGTCCTTACAATTACGGGTCAACCTCGTTATCATTCAATCGTAACAGACGAAGCTGTTTTTGCTTTCTTAGACACGGCGAAAGAAATGGATTTTGAAGATTGGGGAGGCCATATTGACGACGAGCAATTACAGTGGTTTGAAAACGTCGTAAAGGATTCAGGTTCAAAACCGCTTCTTGTGTTTGCCCACCATCCTATATACAATACGACGAAAAATTCCGATAAGGAAAAGGGATCGATTCATCCTAGTATCGATATGTGGAGAATACTGGATCAAAAAGAAGGTGTGGGAGTGTATTTAAACGGGCATACCCATTGTGACTCCATTGTCAATCAAAAGAATTGGACATTTGTCCAAACATCTGCCGTTTTAGACCAACATGCGTTTCGACTCATTGAAATTGAAAAGGACGAAATTGTTATTTCTTCTCTTGATATTACGGATCAAGATATAATCGACAACGCACCAATCATTTACAACCATATCAACCATTTTACACATTCACCTGCTGCCAGAGGAGAAGAGGCAGATCGCGAGTGCCGGATTTCTTTGCTGCCGGTCGTCGATCATACTTCATAA
- a CDS encoding aldehyde dehydrogenase family protein, with product MSFIDGEWTEGQSDRTFVDQNPYDRSTITSFSLASVDQLHRAFKTAKQAQKEWGKTKPEERRTILEKAAAYLLEHRSEIVDIISRETGGSQMKANVELDLTLEILEASCDLVDQVYKRREVTSSIHGKKNEVYRLPLGVITSISPFNFPMNLSLRTIAPALALGNAVVHKPDIQVGLTGGSIIARAFEYAELPKSILQVIQSDVEVIGDEMLTSPHSEFISFTGSTKVGKHIGELAGKMLKRFALELGGNSPFIVLSDADVDRAVDAAIFGKFIHQGQICMIINRLIIHKDNYDEFVEKYVERVKQITYGDPKDPKTVIGPLINERQIEKALTLIEDAKQDGVKLALEGKQIGNVLTPYIFIDVDNKSKLAQTELFAPISTIIKANSDEHAIELANDTEYGLSSAIFTTDLDKGRELGLQVESGMTHINDQTVNDSPLIPFGGNKASGTGRFGNEWIAEEFTVTKWISVQNDYRTFPF from the coding sequence ATGAGTTTCATCGATGGAGAATGGACAGAGGGACAGTCAGACCGAACATTTGTCGATCAAAATCCTTATGATCGATCGACGATCACCTCATTTAGTTTAGCGAGTGTCGATCAACTTCATCGAGCATTTAAAACCGCTAAACAGGCACAGAAAGAATGGGGAAAAACGAAGCCTGAAGAAAGGCGGACAATCTTAGAAAAAGCCGCAGCCTATTTACTGGAACATCGCTCAGAAATTGTTGATATCATTTCACGTGAAACAGGCGGCAGCCAGATGAAAGCAAATGTAGAGCTTGATCTTACACTTGAGATTCTAGAAGCCTCCTGTGACTTAGTGGATCAAGTGTATAAAAGAAGAGAAGTGACATCGTCCATTCATGGAAAGAAGAACGAGGTATACCGTCTGCCATTAGGTGTGATCACCTCGATTTCTCCTTTCAACTTCCCAATGAATTTATCGTTGAGAACGATTGCTCCTGCTTTGGCTTTAGGAAATGCTGTCGTACATAAACCCGATATACAAGTTGGTTTAACAGGTGGATCGATTATTGCTAGAGCATTTGAATATGCCGAACTTCCGAAGAGTATTCTTCAAGTCATTCAAAGTGATGTTGAAGTAATTGGTGATGAAATGCTCACAAGTCCGCATTCGGAATTTATTAGCTTTACTGGCTCGACGAAAGTGGGAAAACATATCGGGGAACTAGCAGGAAAAATGCTGAAACGTTTTGCTTTAGAACTTGGAGGAAACAGTCCCTTTATTGTTCTTTCGGATGCCGATGTTGACCGTGCAGTAGATGCGGCTATCTTCGGCAAGTTCATTCACCAAGGCCAAATATGTATGATCATAAATCGATTGATTATCCATAAAGATAACTATGACGAATTCGTTGAAAAATATGTAGAAAGAGTGAAACAGATAACGTATGGCGATCCAAAAGATCCAAAAACGGTTATTGGGCCGTTGATCAATGAACGTCAAATAGAGAAAGCACTTACGCTTATTGAAGATGCAAAACAAGATGGAGTAAAACTGGCACTTGAAGGCAAACAAATAGGCAATGTTTTAACTCCATATATATTTATAGATGTAGATAACAAAAGCAAGCTTGCTCAAACAGAACTGTTCGCACCAATATCCACGATCATTAAAGCAAACTCAGATGAGCATGCAATTGAACTGGCAAATGATACTGAATATGGCTTAAGCTCTGCCATCTTTACCACTGATTTAGACAAAGGAAGAGAACTTGGGCTGCAAGTCGAAAGCGGTATGACACATATTAATGACCAAACCGTTAATGACAGCCCTTTAATTCCCTTTGGAGGAAATAAAGCGAGCGGAACTGGCCGTTTTGGAAATGAATGGATAGCAGAAGAGTTTACAGTGACCAAATGGATATCCGTTCAAAATGATTATCGTACCTTTCCCTTTTAA
- a CDS encoding MDR family MFS transporter, whose amino-acid sequence MKKETKLVPVMAALILGIFVAALDNTIVATSMGAIIGDLGGLDKYVWVTSAYLVAEMAGMPIFGKLSDMYGRKRFYMFGILLFLVGSILCGFAQSMVQLCIFRAIQGIGGSALMPIAFTIIWDVVPREMRGKMSGIFGAVFGLSSIIGPLLGSFITDYIHWRWIFHINIPIGLVALFLIIVFYNESKVHVRQNIDWLGAIFLVIFTVSLMFGLELGGDTYDWDSWQIISLLVVAAVGFAIFMLVEKSVKDPILPFELFKERLYTSSALTGMFYGAAFMVSTIYIPLYIQGVTGGTATNSGLLLLPMMVGTSVGAPIGGALANKMSYKQIMILSGIVMGIGTILLGTLEPSTPGWLLTIYMVIIGVGVGPSFSVLGMASLQKALPEQRGIASSTSNFLRSLGMTLGITIFGVIQKNNFSAGLPEDIKQNGLGEDSRALLSPELRSQIPENVLNQITEVLTNSITTTILWTLVPLGIAYLFILFMSKEKLADSNLQQESM is encoded by the coding sequence ATGAAAAAAGAAACAAAGCTGGTCCCTGTTATGGCCGCACTCATTTTAGGGATTTTCGTAGCGGCATTGGATAATACAATTGTTGCAACAAGTATGGGAGCAATCATCGGTGATTTGGGTGGCTTGGATAAATACGTATGGGTCACATCTGCTTACTTAGTGGCAGAAATGGCTGGCATGCCGATTTTTGGGAAACTGTCTGATATGTATGGCAGAAAACGATTTTATATGTTTGGAATTTTATTATTTTTAGTCGGTTCTATTTTGTGCGGATTTGCGCAATCGATGGTTCAATTATGCATATTCCGTGCAATTCAAGGAATTGGCGGCAGTGCATTAATGCCGATTGCCTTCACCATTATTTGGGATGTCGTTCCTCGTGAAATGCGCGGAAAAATGAGTGGAATATTCGGTGCGGTCTTCGGGTTATCAAGCATCATTGGTCCTTTATTAGGTTCTTTTATTACCGATTATATTCATTGGCGTTGGATTTTTCACATTAACATACCTATTGGTTTGGTTGCCTTATTCTTAATTATTGTTTTTTACAACGAATCAAAAGTACACGTACGCCAGAATATCGACTGGCTTGGCGCAATTTTTCTTGTCATTTTCACCGTTTCGCTTATGTTCGGGCTTGAATTAGGTGGAGACACATATGATTGGGATTCATGGCAGATTATTTCGTTATTGGTTGTAGCTGCTGTTGGTTTCGCGATTTTCATGCTGGTTGAAAAAAGTGTCAAAGATCCAATTTTACCTTTTGAATTATTTAAAGAACGGCTATACACAAGCAGCGCCTTGACAGGAATGTTTTACGGAGCAGCTTTTATGGTATCTACGATCTATATTCCCTTGTACATTCAAGGAGTCACCGGCGGGACAGCAACAAACTCAGGTTTATTGTTATTGCCGATGATGGTTGGCACTAGTGTTGGTGCCCCAATTGGCGGAGCTCTCGCTAATAAAATGAGCTACAAACAGATTATGATCCTGTCCGGAATTGTTATGGGAATAGGAACAATTTTGTTAGGGACGTTAGAACCTTCTACACCTGGGTGGCTATTAACCATTTACATGGTGATTATTGGAGTAGGAGTCGGCCCATCATTTTCTGTACTTGGCATGGCTTCTTTGCAAAAAGCATTGCCGGAGCAAAGAGGAATTGCAAGTTCTACAAGCAACTTCCTTCGTTCATTAGGTATGACACTCGGTATAACAATCTTTGGAGTTATTCAAAAAAACAATTTTTCTGCCGGATTACCTGAGGACATCAAACAAAACGGGCTTGGTGAGGACAGCCGGGCGCTATTATCTCCTGAACTGCGCTCCCAGATCCCGGAGAATGTCTTAAATCAAATCACGGAAGTATTAACAAACTCGATTACAACAACTATTCTTTGGACACTTGTTCCTCTTGGGATTGCATATCTCTTTATTCTGTTCATGAGCAAGGAGAAATTAGCAGATTCGAATTTGCAGCAAGAAAGTATGTAG
- a CDS encoding TetR/AcrR family transcriptional regulator C-terminal domain-containing protein codes for MAKNKINKEIITEAALSILHEKGLANLTMRNLAANLKVKAPALYWYIKSKQEILQLLSEYISSQIEYPEESKDWEEEMTLLSLASRRAMLSVPDGAEIMMDTLPVSKKRLHLINKAFEIFHRANFPEDKIFLSAILINSYVTSFVLDEQKQKKMIDEMGKEEIVNQFKGAITAIPEDNIPHVYRYMLTPKTKLNDEESFLAGLRIILKGIKAEMDR; via the coding sequence GTGGCGAAGAATAAGATTAATAAAGAAATCATTACAGAAGCGGCACTCAGTATTTTACATGAAAAGGGCCTTGCCAATTTAACGATGAGAAATCTGGCAGCAAATCTGAAGGTAAAGGCACCTGCGCTATATTGGTACATTAAAAGTAAACAAGAAATTCTCCAGCTATTATCAGAATATATTTCTTCGCAAATTGAGTATCCAGAGGAATCGAAGGATTGGGAAGAGGAGATGACTCTCTTGTCATTGGCGAGCAGGCGGGCGATGTTATCGGTACCTGACGGAGCGGAAATCATGATGGATACGCTGCCTGTTTCCAAAAAAAGGTTGCATCTCATTAATAAAGCTTTTGAAATCTTCCATAGAGCGAATTTTCCAGAGGATAAAATATTTTTAAGCGCAATCTTAATAAATAGTTACGTAACTTCATTTGTATTGGACGAACAGAAGCAAAAGAAAATGATAGATGAAATGGGAAAAGAAGAAATCGTGAATCAATTCAAAGGAGCAATTACCGCGATTCCGGAAGATAACATTCCGCATGTATATCGTTATATGCTAACGCCGAAAACAAAATTGAATGATGAAGAAAGCTTTTTAGCTGGTCTGCGAATCATTTTGAAGGGGATAAAGGCTGAGATGGACAGGTAA
- a CDS encoding GNAT family N-acetyltransferase, which translates to MIRRLTKSDHEVCFQLLKMQSAENLFIIGDIEAYGYDKDFQKLWGDFNENGELRAVLLKYQENYIPFARGSFDAKGFAEIIENDPTFSMMSGLKDITEKIEPHLNRKLKRKRQTYYAKCTRLQPSISNIDVSHVKQAKPDDAKALVELLMSIPEFSESVITVKRKRRGLEDGVSRSFFIMEDNKAVSTASTSAENSFSAMVTGVCTLEPYKKKGYATQCMAKLCKQLLDEEKELCLFYDNPEAGAIYKRIGFEDIGFWMLYTYEHVKAKN; encoded by the coding sequence ATGATCAGAAGGTTGACGAAAAGTGATCACGAGGTTTGTTTTCAGCTTTTGAAAATGCAATCAGCTGAAAACCTATTTATCATCGGTGATATTGAAGCCTACGGGTACGATAAGGACTTCCAAAAGCTATGGGGTGATTTTAACGAAAACGGAGAACTACGCGCCGTTTTGTTAAAATATCAGGAAAACTACATACCATTTGCAAGGGGATCATTCGATGCGAAAGGGTTTGCCGAAATTATAGAGAATGATCCTACGTTTTCGATGATGTCAGGATTAAAAGACATCACAGAAAAAATCGAACCCCACTTGAATAGAAAGCTTAAAAGAAAAAGGCAAACCTACTACGCGAAATGTACCAGATTACAACCAAGCATCAGTAACATTGATGTGTCTCACGTAAAACAAGCCAAGCCCGACGATGCGAAAGCTCTTGTGGAGTTATTAATGAGTATTCCGGAGTTCAGCGAGTCCGTCATTACCGTTAAGAGAAAAAGACGCGGATTAGAAGATGGGGTTTCACGTTCCTTTTTCATCATGGAAGATAATAAAGCTGTTTCAACCGCTTCGACCTCTGCAGAAAATTCTTTCTCCGCCATGGTAACAGGAGTATGTACACTAGAGCCCTATAAGAAAAAAGGCTATGCTACCCAGTGCATGGCAAAGCTCTGCAAACAGCTGTTGGACGAAGAAAAGGAACTATGTTTATTTTATGATAACCCGGAAGCCGGAGCGATTTATAAACGGATTGGCTTCGAAGATATCGGCTTCTGGATGCTGTATACGTATGAACATGTGAAAGCTAAAAATTAA
- a CDS encoding FAD-dependent monooxygenase encodes MNSFDTDVLIVGAGPTGLTLANELARHDISFKIIDSAITTSQTTKALGIMPRTLELYEKTGIAEEMVEKGLDTPAFNVMNKDHKLIYFDFNKQCNSPFPFVLMLPQNKTEEILYNYLMKQNYDVEWETKLLEIEQDANGTTVIVQKGIEKTANIRTKYIVGCDGAHSTVRHQLGLNFEGVTIQQNFSLVDLKVEWKLPYNESYAFVDRGKFIAFFPMKDGKHRILMTSDIGAKEHSEVSIEEIEQMIHAVGPTNTSVSSVLWTSRFLVNQRMVKQARLGRVFLAGDAAHIHSPVGAQGMNTGIQDAYNLSWKLALVLKNYSPDTLLDTYTTEREPVWGNLLSGTERFTRILLQKSRLVNQVRKTIAPVITSSRFINQKFIDALSQTGIHYRHSPIVNGEEYGSKVFNKGNWLQPGDRVPDEIIGNGQRLHHLLTTTKHVLFVFTQDYETFKKIKENVESYPIQVFQIGIERDCAIQQNYLCDSKGQIYSKYGFASKEGMLVIRPDGYIGFKCVELNINLLKKHLQIIFN; translated from the coding sequence ATGAATAGCTTTGATACAGATGTATTGATTGTGGGTGCAGGACCTACCGGCCTAACATTAGCAAATGAATTGGCCAGACATGACATATCATTTAAGATTATCGACTCAGCAATTACCACTTCGCAAACGACAAAAGCTTTAGGTATCATGCCAAGAACATTGGAGCTTTATGAGAAAACAGGAATTGCAGAAGAAATGGTTGAAAAGGGCCTGGACACACCAGCATTTAATGTAATGAACAAAGACCATAAACTCATCTATTTTGATTTTAATAAGCAATGCAATAGTCCTTTTCCATTTGTTTTGATGTTGCCGCAGAACAAAACAGAAGAAATTCTTTATAACTATTTAATGAAACAAAATTATGATGTAGAGTGGGAAACGAAACTGTTAGAAATCGAGCAGGACGCCAATGGAACAACAGTGATTGTTCAAAAAGGAATAGAAAAGACCGCGAACATCCGTACCAAATATATAGTAGGCTGTGACGGGGCTCACAGTACTGTCCGTCATCAACTTGGGTTAAATTTTGAAGGGGTAACGATTCAACAAAACTTTTCCCTGGTTGATCTTAAAGTGGAATGGAAATTGCCTTATAACGAGAGTTATGCGTTTGTTGACAGGGGAAAGTTCATTGCATTTTTTCCGATGAAAGACGGAAAACATAGAATCCTAATGACATCTGATATAGGTGCCAAAGAACATTCGGAGGTCAGTATTGAAGAAATTGAACAGATGATTCATGCAGTCGGGCCAACTAACACATCAGTCAGCAGCGTTTTATGGACCTCACGATTCCTTGTAAATCAAAGAATGGTGAAGCAAGCGCGCTTGGGACGTGTCTTTTTAGCTGGAGATGCTGCTCATATTCATTCTCCAGTAGGCGCCCAGGGTATGAATACAGGTATTCAGGATGCTTATAATCTTTCCTGGAAGTTAGCGCTTGTCCTTAAAAACTATTCCCCGGATACGTTATTGGATACATACACAACGGAAAGAGAGCCCGTCTGGGGTAATTTATTATCGGGAACCGAACGCTTTACAAGAATCCTTCTCCAAAAGAGTCGCTTAGTCAATCAAGTTAGAAAGACGATTGCTCCAGTCATTACCTCTTCTCGATTCATCAACCAAAAATTCATTGATGCACTTTCTCAAACAGGTATCCATTATCGTCATAGTCCGATTGTGAATGGCGAAGAATACGGATCTAAGGTGTTTAATAAAGGGAATTGGTTACAGCCCGGAGACAGAGTACCCGACGAAATTATAGGCAATGGACAGCGTCTACACCATTTATTAACAACTACAAAACATGTTCTTTTTGTGTTTACACAAGATTATGAAACCTTTAAGAAAATCAAAGAAAATGTGGAATCATACCCAATACAGGTGTTTCAAATCGGAATAGAACGAGATTGTGCGATTCAACAAAATTACTTGTGTGATTCAAAGGGGCAAATTTACAGCAAGTACGGATTTGCTTCTAAAGAGGGAATGCTTGTCATCCGGCCAGATGGCTATATTGGTTTTAAGTGCGTTGAACTAAACATAAATCTTCTGAAGAAACATTTACAGATCATATTCAATTAA
- a CDS encoding aldo/keto reductase: protein MQYTFLGRTGLRVSRLCLGTMNFGVDTDEKTAFRIMDEALDVGINYFDTANIYGWGENAGLTETMIGRWFAQGGQRRERVVLATKVYEPMSNPIDGPNDTRGLSLYKIRRHLEESLRRLQTDHVELYQMHHIDRRTPWDELWEAFETQVRSGKVDYIGSSNFAGWHLVKAQAAAKERRFMGLISEQHKYSLLERTPELEVLPAARDLGLGVVAWSPLAGGLLGGSALQSDAGARTGKRANLIEKHRRQLGKFSALCAELSEKEANVALAWLLKNPVMTAPIIGPRTVEQLRDVIRAIEINLDEHVLQELDNIFPGPGGETPEVYAW, encoded by the coding sequence GTGCAATATACTTTTCTAGGAAGAACAGGATTGAGGGTCAGCCGTTTATGTTTAGGCACGATGAATTTTGGGGTGGACACGGACGAAAAGACCGCATTCCGAATCATGGATGAAGCTCTTGATGTGGGTATCAACTATTTTGATACAGCGAACATTTACGGGTGGGGGGAGAATGCAGGATTGACGGAAACCATGATTGGCAGGTGGTTTGCTCAAGGCGGACAGCGCCGGGAGAGAGTCGTTTTGGCTACCAAAGTGTACGAACCTATGTCGAATCCCATCGATGGTCCGAATGACACAAGGGGCTTGTCGCTCTACAAAATCAGACGCCATTTGGAGGAATCATTGCGGAGGCTCCAGACGGACCATGTGGAGCTCTACCAAATGCATCACATTGACAGGCGGACTCCATGGGACGAATTGTGGGAGGCCTTTGAAACCCAGGTTCGGTCGGGCAAAGTCGACTACATAGGTTCAAGCAACTTTGCAGGATGGCATTTAGTAAAGGCGCAAGCGGCAGCAAAGGAACGCCGTTTTATGGGTCTTATAAGCGAGCAGCATAAATACAGCCTGCTCGAACGGACCCCGGAATTGGAGGTATTGCCGGCGGCACGGGATTTAGGCTTGGGTGTCGTTGCATGGAGTCCTCTGGCAGGAGGTCTTCTCGGTGGCAGCGCGTTACAAAGCGATGCGGGAGCTCGTACAGGCAAACGAGCCAACCTCATTGAAAAGCACCGCCGGCAGCTCGGAAAATTTTCTGCATTGTGTGCAGAACTAAGCGAAAAAGAGGCAAACGTCGCTCTGGCCTGGCTGCTGAAGAATCCGGTGATGACCGCGCCTATCATCGGACCTCGAACAGTGGAACAGCTGAGAGACGTCATTCGTGCGATCGAAATCAATCTTGATGAACATGTACTTCAGGAATTGGACAACATTTTTCCGGGACCGGGCGGAGAGACGCCTGAAGTGTATGCTTGGTAA